One genomic window of Coffea eugenioides isolate CCC68of chromosome 1, Ceug_1.0, whole genome shotgun sequence includes the following:
- the LOC113760658 gene encoding dirigent protein 22-like, protein MATNSAFHFLTIFILIFISIITIQVTYGDEEYEFIKAVDPTAIKMKEEKLSHFRFFWHDILSGKTPTSITVVPPPKNNSFTAFGLVNMIDNPLTLGPELSSKMVGRAQGFYASASQEEIGLLMTMNFAFIQGKYYGSTITVVGRNPASNMVREMPVIGGSGLFRYARGYALATTYTFDPKSGDAVVEYNVYVMHY, encoded by the coding sequence ATGGCTACAAATTCAGCATTCCATTTCCTCACCATCTTCATCTTGATCTTCATTTCCATCATCACCATTCAGGTCACTTACGGTGATGAAGAATACGAGTTCATCAAGGCAGTTGATCCCACAGCAATAAAGATGAAGGAAGAAAAGCTAAGCCATTTCAGGTTCTTCTGGCACGACATCCTCAGTGGCAAAACACCTACTTCAATCACGGTGGTGCCGCCACCCAAAAACAATTCATTCACTGCTTTTGGCCTGGTGAATATGATCGATAATCCGTTAACTCTAGGCCCAGAACTCAGCTCAAAGATGGTCGGAAGAGCTCAGGGATTTTATGCGTCAGCTTCACAAGAAGAGATTGGTCTGTTGATGACCATGAACTTTGCTTTCATTCAGGGTAAGTATTATGGAAGCACTATCACCGTGGTAGGGAGGAATCCAGCATCCAACATGGTCAGGGAGATGCCGGTGATCGGTGGAAGTGGGCTTTTCCGATATGCTAGAGGTTATGCTCTGGCAACAACTTACACCTTTGATCCCAAGTCTGGTGATGCTGTTGTTGAATATAACGTCTATGTAATGCATTATTGA
- the LOC113776134 gene encoding dirigent protein 22-like has protein sequence MARISALHLLTIFIFFSIITIQVTYGDEEFLFVKAINPTALKMKQEKLSHFRFYWHDILSGTTPTSVRVVAPPKTASFTGFGAVNMIDNPLTLGPKLSSKVVGRAQGFYASASQEEVGLLMTMNFAFTEGKYNGSTITVLGRNPVFNKVREMPVIGGSGDFRFGRGYAQATTYFFDPKSGDAVVEYNVFVMHY, from the coding sequence ATGGCTAGAATTTCAGCCCTCCATCTCCTTACCATCTTCATCTTCTTTTCCATCATCACCATTCAGGTCACCTATGGTGATGAAGAATTCCTGTTCGTCAAAGCAATTAATCCCACAGCACTGAAGATGAAGCAAGAAAAGCTAAGCCATTTCAGGTTCTACTGGCACGACATCCTCAGTGGCACAACCCCTACATCGGTCAGGGTGGTGGCACCACCAAAAACCGCTTCCTTCACTGGCTTTGGTGCGGTGAACATGATCGATAATCCGTTGACTCTCGGCCCGAAACTCAGCTCTAAAGTTGTCGGAAGAGCTCAGGGATTTTATGCATCAGCTTCACAAGAAGAGGTTGGTCTATTAATGACCATGAACTTTGCATTTACCGAAGGTAAGTATAATGGAAGCACCATCACCGTACTAGGGAGGAATCCGGTGTTCAACAAGGTCAGGGAGATGCCGGTGATCGGCGGAAGTGGGGATTTCCGATTTGGTAGAGGTTATGCTCAGGCAACAACTTACTTCTTCGATCCCAAGTCCGGTGATGCTGTCGTTGAGTACAACGTTTTTGTGATGCACTATTAA
- the LOC113762472 gene encoding dirigent protein 22-like, translating into MARISAFPLLTIFIFISCITVQVTYGDEEYEFVKAIDPKVALKMKKEKLSLFRFYWHDILSGKAPTSVMVVPPPKTNSFTAFGLVNMIDNPLTVGPELSSKLVGRAQGFYASASQEEIGFLMTMNFAFTEGKYNGSTLTVLGRNPVLKKVREMPVVGGSGLFRFANGYAQASTHNFDPKTGDAVVEYNIYVMHY; encoded by the coding sequence ATGGCTAGAATTTCAGCATTTCCTCTCCTcaccatcttcatcttcatttcCTGCATCACCGTTCAGGTCACTTATGGTGATGAAGAATACGAGTTTGTGAAAGCAATTGATCCAAAAGTAGCACTAAAgatgaagaaagaaaagctaagcCTTTTCAGGTTCTACTGGCACGACATCCTCAGTGGCAAAGCACCTACTTCAGTCATGGTGGTGCCACCTCCGAAAACCAATTCATTCACTGCTTTTGGCCTGGTGAACATGATCGATAATCCGTTAACTGTCGGCCCGGAgctcagctcaaagttggtcgGGAGGGCTCAAGGGTTTTATGCATCAGCTTCACAGGAGGAAATTGGCTTCTTGATGACCATGAACTTTGCTTTCACTGAAGGTAAGTATAATGGAAGCACCCTTACCGTGTTAGGGAGGAATCCCGTGCTCAAAAAGGTGAGGGAGATGCCGGTGGTCGGCGGAAGTGGGCTTTTCCGATTTGCTAATGGTTATGCTCAGGCATCAACCCACAACTTTGACCCCAAGACTGGTGATGCTGTTGTTGAGTACAACATCTATGTTATGCATTATTGA